From the genome of Streptomyces sp. V2I9:
CCGCGCGGCGTTGCGCGTCCTTCTTGCAGGCTGAGGCCTGGGCGGCGAGCTCGGCGACCTTCTCGCGGGCGTCGGTGATGTTGCCCTCGGCGATGGTCGCCTCGACCTGCTTGCGCTGGTACGGCGGCAGGTACTTGAGCTCGATGTCGGTGTTCTTCTCGACCTTCGAGAGCGAGACCCAGGCGAGGTCCTGGCTGATGCCCCGGAACAGGGCGACCTTCTCGTCCTGCGCGCCGACGTAGAACTGCGTCTGCGTCCAGCGGTAGCCGCCGTAGAGACCGCCGCCGATCACGGCCAGCGCGAGCACGATGTAGACGGAGCGCTTGAGCCATTTACGGCCGCCGCGCGGTTTGACGAAGTCGTCGTCGGTGTAGGCGTCGTAGGAGTTGTCCGGCATGCCGTCGTAACCGGCGTCGCCGCTGCCGGGCGGGCCGAAGCCGCCGGCGGGCGGGGGCACGGGGCGGCCGAGGCCGGCCGCGCGCCCGGCGGGCGTCTGCATGGCCCCGCCGTCGCCCAGCTGGGCCTGGTTCTCCGCGACCGCGCCGACGACGACCGGGGTGTCGTTGAGCTGTCCGGCCAGGCTGTCGTTGCCGTCGACGTCCAGGACGTCGGCGACGATGCAGGTGATGTTGTCCGGGCCGCCGCCGCGCAGAGCGAGCTGGATCAGCTCCTGGATGGTCTCCTGCGGGCCCTGGTAGCTGGCGAGGGTCTCTTCCATCGTCTGGTGCGAGACGACGCCGGAGAGGCCGTCGGAGCAGATCAAGTAGCGGTCACCGGCGCGGACTTCACGGATGGAGAGGTCCGGCTCGACGTGGTCGCCGCT
Proteins encoded in this window:
- a CDS encoding PP2C family serine/threonine-protein phosphatase gives rise to the protein MSLSLRFAAGSHKGMIREGNEDSGYAGPRLLAIADGMGGQAAGEVASSEVISTLVPLDDDVPGSDLLTSLGTAVQQANDQLRVMVEEDPQLEGMGTTLTALLWTGRRLGLVHVGDSRAYLLRDGVLSQITQDHTWVQRLVDEGRITEEEATTHPQRSLLMRALGSGDHVEPDLSIREVRAGDRYLICSDGLSGVVSHQTMEETLASYQGPQETIQELIQLALRGGGPDNITCIVADVLDVDGNDSLAGQLNDTPVVVGAVAENQAQLGDGGAMQTPAGRAAGLGRPVPPPAGGFGPPGSGDAGYDGMPDNSYDAYTDDDFVKPRGGRKWLKRSVYIVLALAVIGGGLYGGYRWTQTQFYVGAQDEKVALFRGISQDLAWVSLSKVEKNTDIELKYLPPYQRKQVEATIAEGNITDAREKVAELAAQASACKKDAQRRAADAENRARTGEGEAGGTAGAPATRTSATSSAKGTKPTTAPTPGPSLSEDEKKLVPQCGKQ